From Scomber scombrus chromosome 21, fScoSco1.1, whole genome shotgun sequence, one genomic window encodes:
- the LOC134003264 gene encoding ankyrin repeat and SOCS box protein 12-like, which translates to MLRLRTSEEEESSCEISQLRQAVLQNDDRLLDEMLCQEIYKKVINCRGGWGIAGTPLHAAVSKGHLSCLQVLLTHGALVDCVDVKAQTPLFAAVRGKYLDCVLALLRAGANPNGSSTNNCSPVLTAAREGDVEILKELLKHGAEVNSRSKVLLWTSSARVSSGPLYLAAVYGHMECFKLLLLYGADPDYNCTDEKLLNSIKQPKTVLEMCLRHGCGVEYIQLLIDFGANVYLPTLIIEKSTKQNEAVELLLQERGNPKALISQCRLTIRSYLKKINKIHSIDQLEMPTTLINYLQYKSVPVTLL; encoded by the exons ATGCTCCGGTTAAGGAcctctgaagaagaagaaagcagtTGTGAAATATCCCAGCTCAGACAGGCTGTTTTACAAAACGATGACAGACTCCTTGATGAGATGCTCTGCCAAGAAATCTACAAGAAGGTCATCAACTGCAGAGGTGGCTGGGGCATTGCAGGCACGCCTCTGCATGCTGCAGTGTCTAAAGGCCACCTCAGCTGTCTGCAGGTTTTGTTAACCCATGGCGCCCTCGTGGACTGTGTGGATGTCAAGGCCCAGACGCCTCTCTTTGCAGCTGTTCGTGGGAAATACCTGGACTGTGTCTTAGCGCTCCTCAGAGCCGGCGCCAACCCCAACGGCAGCTCAACCAACAACTGCTCCCCCGTCCTCACCGCCGCTCGGGAGGGTGATGTGGAGATATTAAAGGAACTGCTTAAACACGGCGCAGAGGTGAACTCCCGCTCTAAAGTCTTGCTCTGGACCTCAAGTGCCAGAGTGTCCAGTGGGCCGCTGTACCTGGCCGCCGTTTACGGACACATGGAGTGTTTCAAACTGCTCCTCCTGTACGGTGCAGACCCAGATTACAACTGCACAGATGAGAAGCTGCTGAATTCTATCAAGCAGCCCAAAACTGTGCTGGAGATGTGCCTCAGGCATGGCTGCGGCGTGGAGTACATCCAGCTTCTGATCGACTTCGGTGCAAACGTCTACCTCCCCACGCTGATCATCGAGAAGTCCACGAAGCAGAACGAGGCTGTGGAGCTGCTTCTGCAGGAAAGAG GGAATCCAAAGGCCTTGATTTCACAGTGCCGACTCACCATCCGCAGTTACCTCAAAAAGATCAACAAGATCCACAGCATCGACCAGCTGGAAATGCCAACAACTCTCATTAACTACTTGCAATACAAATCAGTCCCAGTCACTCTACTGTAA